One genomic region from Rubinisphaera margarita encodes:
- a CDS encoding ArsR/SmtB family transcription factor → MSENAEHLVLTPLPAMEKAAECLKTLAHPHRLRIIQMLLQGRFTVGELAEACEIPSHMASEHLRLMQRTGFLTSEKDGRKAYYEVVESHLENIMKCIEARFHESS, encoded by the coding sequence ATGAGTGAGAATGCGGAACACCTGGTCCTGACACCACTGCCGGCCATGGAAAAGGCTGCGGAGTGCCTCAAGACATTAGCCCATCCGCATCGACTGCGGATCATTCAGATGTTGCTGCAGGGGCGGTTCACGGTCGGCGAGCTGGCCGAGGCCTGCGAAATCCCCAGCCACATGGCTTCCGAACATCTCCGCCTGATGCAGCGGACCGGCTTTCTGACCAGCGAGAAGGACGGCCGGAAGGCGTACTACGAAGTTGTGGAGTCGCACCTGGAGAACATCATGAAGTGCATCGAGGCGCGCTTCCATGAGTCGTCGTAG
- a CDS encoding carboxypeptidase-like regulatory domain-containing protein, whose product MSRMMISLCLLAAAGIATGCGASDPREYGSLSGMVTLQGKPAPAGTVMTMINPDTGAATSAQVRDDGTYTFPRAIVGSYNVGFVAQGSDAAPETDPDRLMDQIAAGQYKAPDSSAIIPEKFRSPDSSGQSVTVDKGENNMDFNL is encoded by the coding sequence ATGTCCCGAATGATGATTTCGCTCTGCCTGCTTGCCGCTGCGGGGATCGCCACGGGTTGTGGAGCCAGTGATCCCCGGGAATACGGCTCTCTGTCCGGCATGGTCACTCTTCAGGGGAAACCGGCTCCTGCCGGAACTGTGATGACGATGATTAACCCTGACACCGGTGCGGCGACCTCCGCTCAGGTCCGGGACGACGGTACTTATACCTTTCCGCGAGCAATCGTCGGTTCCTACAACGTTGGCTTTGTCGCCCAGGGATCTGATGCCGCTCCGGAAACCGATCCTGATCGATTGATGGACCAGATAGCCGCCGGTCAATACAAGGCCCCGGATTCGTCAGCCATCATTCCTGAGAAGTTCCGCTCGCCCGACTCCAGCGGACAGTCCGTCACGGTCGACAAAGGCGAGAACAATATGGACTTTAATCTGTAA
- a CDS encoding DUF1559 domain-containing protein, with translation MIPLNQSRRRSAFTLIELLVVIAIIAILVALLLPAVQQAREAARRSSCKNNLKQIGLALHNYHDTYSVLPMGNHSRNGWGISWMPALLPYVEQSALYDKFDFSLANSGYSGQCTNLGTDGQTLISVFLCPSSPLPQRVTATCANSMRASYVGISGAADDATISAIQAKVVGNNHNQCCNSGGSGPGFFDTGIKSTGGMLVGPAGGGSTGETSVATGGRARRFAEAVDGTSNIIVVGECSDFAFDSTGTPRSVDGSFPHGWMMGTHHDANRRREFNLTTIRYAPNNKTYPLPGVAENHGANNPLMSGHKGGVQVVLLDGHVAFISDNVDLVTLKRLALRDDRQPVGEY, from the coding sequence ATGATTCCCCTGAACCAATCACGACGCCGATCGGCGTTCACGCTCATCGAGCTGCTTGTTGTTATCGCGATCATCGCCATTCTGGTGGCGTTGCTGCTCCCCGCCGTCCAACAGGCCCGCGAGGCGGCCAGACGCAGTTCCTGCAAAAACAATCTGAAGCAGATCGGACTGGCGCTCCATAACTATCATGACACCTACAGCGTGCTGCCGATGGGTAATCACAGCCGCAATGGATGGGGAATCTCGTGGATGCCCGCCCTCCTGCCCTATGTCGAACAGAGCGCGCTCTACGACAAATTCGACTTCAGCCTCGCCAACTCGGGTTACAGCGGACAGTGCACTAATCTTGGCACCGACGGACAAACTCTGATCTCGGTCTTCCTCTGCCCCAGTTCCCCGCTGCCGCAGCGAGTCACGGCCACGTGCGCGAATTCAATGCGTGCGTCGTATGTGGGGATTTCCGGGGCCGCAGATGATGCGACGATCTCGGCGATTCAGGCCAAGGTTGTCGGCAACAATCACAACCAGTGCTGCAACAGTGGCGGTTCGGGCCCAGGATTCTTTGACACCGGGATCAAATCGACGGGCGGCATGCTCGTTGGACCGGCCGGTGGCGGGTCCACGGGAGAAACTTCCGTCGCGACCGGCGGACGGGCCCGACGTTTCGCCGAAGCAGTCGACGGGACGTCCAATATCATCGTCGTCGGTGAATGCTCTGACTTCGCGTTCGACTCCACCGGAACTCCGCGTTCTGTGGACGGAAGCTTTCCACACGGCTGGATGATGGGAACGCATCACGATGCAAACCGGCGTCGTGAATTCAACCTGACAACAATTCGCTACGCACCGAACAACAAAACGTATCCCCTGCCCGGTGTCGCAGAGAATCACGGAGCCAATAATCCGCTGATGTCGGGACACAAGGGCGGAGTGCAGGTCGTTCTGCTCGATGGGCACGTGGCCTTTATCAGCGACAACGTCGATCTGGTCACCCTGAAACGACTCGCCCTGCGTGACGACCGTCAGCCGGTCGGCGAATACTAG
- a CDS encoding carboxypeptidase-like regulatory domain-containing protein, whose protein sequence is MRYSVFSLCLATLLFTAGCGDSRPSTVPVTGLVTLDGTPVADASVTFYPDSGRPATGRTDAEGIYTLTTFETGDGAVPGEHRVSISKQTIPESNSTEDLEAIKSEIPAVYNNAETSGLKAEVVAGQDAPIDFNLAE, encoded by the coding sequence ATGAGATATTCTGTGTTCAGTCTGTGCCTGGCCACCTTGCTCTTTACGGCAGGCTGCGGTGATTCCCGCCCCTCCACCGTTCCCGTGACCGGCCTGGTCACGCTCGATGGAACTCCGGTAGCCGATGCCAGTGTCACGTTTTATCCGGACAGCGGTCGTCCGGCGACTGGCAGAACTGATGCCGAGGGGATTTACACCCTGACGACCTTCGAAACGGGCGACGGAGCTGTCCCCGGCGAGCATCGGGTCTCCATCTCCAAGCAGACCATTCCCGAAAGCAATTCGACGGAAGATCTCGAAGCGATCAAGTCGGAGATTCCAGCTGTTTATAACAATGCGGAAACGTCCGGTCTGAAAGCAGAAGTCGTCGCAGGACAGGACGCCCCCATCGATTTCAATCTCGCGGAGTAG
- a CDS encoding DUF1559 family PulG-like putative transporter, with translation MRHGPALPRRSAFTLIELLVVIAIIAILVALLLPAVQQAREAARRSSCKNNLKQLGLALHNYHDTHSMFPINWTVNHNFNEGTQEGFSWMAYVLPFMEQGPLYDTINFDVDLADAGNNAAAQTAIATYLCPSDPLKQNGLLPNRANAPSAGTSYGVNNYKAVAGSNWNWGDHTGVVCVTCRRNPNQPNGLDGPNGLIGRRTGYHSASPVTLMKDVTDGTSNTLAIGEALPGGSNHTWWWNPNATTATAGVPLNYYYPPNKYGIGDWPRNYSFASEHKGGAQFTLVDGSVRFVGENIDNDLYRSLATISGGESIGEF, from the coding sequence ATGAGACATGGTCCTGCTTTGCCCCGTCGTTCTGCGTTTACACTTATCGAACTTCTCGTCGTGATCGCGATTATTGCGATTCTGGTCGCCCTGCTTCTCCCGGCCGTCCAGCAGGCCCGGGAAGCGGCTCGTCGCAGTAGTTGCAAGAACAATCTGAAACAACTCGGACTGGCTCTTCATAACTACCACGACACGCACAGCATGTTCCCGATCAACTGGACGGTGAACCATAACTTCAATGAAGGGACCCAGGAGGGATTCTCGTGGATGGCCTACGTGCTGCCCTTCATGGAACAGGGACCGCTGTATGACACGATCAATTTCGATGTCGACCTGGCCGACGCCGGCAATAACGCCGCCGCACAGACTGCGATCGCGACCTATCTCTGTCCGTCGGATCCGCTCAAGCAGAATGGCCTGCTCCCCAACCGCGCCAATGCTCCGTCCGCCGGGACGTCGTACGGCGTGAATAACTACAAAGCCGTCGCAGGAAGCAACTGGAACTGGGGCGATCACACTGGCGTAGTCTGTGTGACCTGTCGCCGCAACCCGAATCAGCCCAACGGACTGGATGGTCCCAACGGCTTAATCGGTCGTCGCACGGGCTATCACTCCGCCTCGCCAGTCACACTCATGAAGGATGTGACCGACGGGACCAGCAATACGCTGGCGATTGGCGAAGCACTCCCGGGTGGCAGCAATCACACCTGGTGGTGGAACCCGAACGCGACGACCGCAACAGCCGGTGTTCCGCTGAACTATTACTATCCGCCCAACAAATATGGAATCGGAGACTGGCCCCGCAACTACAGTTTCGCCAGCGAACACAAAGGCGGAGCCCAGTTCACACTCGTGGATGGTTCGGTCAGATTCGTCGGCGAGAACATTGACAATGACCTTTATCGAAGTCTGGCGACAATCTCGGGCGGCGAAAGCATCGGCGAATTCTGA